Proteins co-encoded in one Echeneis naucrates chromosome 22, fEcheNa1.1, whole genome shotgun sequence genomic window:
- the selenon gene encoding selenoprotein N: MAADVDKRLGEDGQQSPRSGSWISRGLWTLLVVGAVPLLALGIRNYQDAQLVRRHEECVRTLGAEGLFLFSSLDTDHDLYLSPEEFKPIAEKLTGIAPPVDVEEDVIHDPNGETLILEAKMQPLMLDSMTKSKDGFLGVSHSSLSGLRSWKSPAVPSSSFSASQFRYFLPPKNKVAVGDTWWVIPSELNIFTGYLPNNRYHPPTPKGKEVLIHSLLSMFHPRPFIKSRFAPQGTAACIRASNDFYYDIVFRIHAEFQLNDMPDFPFWFTPGQFTGNIILSKDASHVRHFHLYVPNDRSLNVDMEWLYGASESSNMEVDIGYLPQLELQSTGPSTPSIITDEEGNIIDSRDKSIEPIQFVFEDIHWTSEISQQEATRHLEVTFYPFKKVSYLPFSEAFERAKAEKKLVHSILLWGALDDQSCUGSGRTLRETVLESSPVLALLNQSFVSSWSLVKELENIQADEQNPVLGEKARLHLEKYNFPVEMMVALPNGTIVHHINANFFLDQTAMKPEEEGATFSFSAGFEDPSTSTYISFLKEGLEKAKVYLAQ; encoded by the exons ATGGCCGCGGACGTGGATAAAAGACTCGGCGAGGATGGGCAGCAGAGCCCGAGGTCCGGGTCCTGGATCAGCAGGGGGCTGTGGACCCTGCTGGTAGTCGGGGCTGTCCCTCTCCTCGCTTTGGGGATCAGGAATTATCAAGATGCCCAGCTCGTCAGACGTCAC GAAGAGTGTGTGCGAACTCTGGGTGCTGAGGggctttttctcttctcctccctaGACACCGACCATGACCTCTATCTCAGTCCAGAGGAGTTTAAACCAATTGCAGAGAAACTCACGG GGATCGCACCCCCTGTGGATGTTGAAGAGGATGTCATCCATGACCCCAATGGAGAGACATTGATCTTGGAGGCCAAAATGCAGCCCCTGATGCTCGACTCTATGACAAAAAGCAAGGATGGTTTCCTTGGG GTTTCTCACAGTTCCCTGAGTGGTCTGCGGTCATGGAAAAGCCCAGCAGtgccttcctcttctttctctgccaGCCAGTTCAGGTATTTCCTCCCCCCAAAGAACAAGGTCGCAGTGGGAGACACGTGGTGGGTGATCCCTAGTGAGCTCAACATCTTTACTGGATACCTGCCCAACAATCGTTACCACCCTCCCACACCAAAAGGCAAAGAG gttCTCATCCACTCTTTACTGAGTATGTTCCATCCTCGCCCCTTCATCAAATCACGTTTTGCTCCTCAGGGCACAGCCGCCTGCATTCGTGCCAGCAATGACTTTTATTACGACATTGTCTTCAG GATTCATGCAGAATTCCAGCTTAACGATATGCCAGACTTTCCCTTCTGGTTCACCCCGGGTCAGTTCACTGGGAACATCATCCTCTCTAAAGATGCTTCTCATGTCCGTCACTTCCACCTCTACGTCCCAAATGACAG ATCGTTGAATGTGGACATGGAGTGGCTGTACGGAGCCAGTGagagcagcaacatggaggtGGACATTGGATATCTGCCTCAG TTAGAGCTGCAGTCCACAGGCCCATCCACTCCATCAATCATCACAGATGAGGAGGGCAACATTATTGACAGTCGGGACAAGAGCATCGAGCCGATCCAGTTTGTCTTTGAAGACATTCACTGGACCTCGGAGATCAGTCAGCAAGAAGCCACTCGACACCTGGAGGTCACCTTCTACCCCTTTAAGAAG GTGTCCTACCTGCCTTTTTCTGAGGCCTTTGAGCGAGCCAAAGCAGAGAAGAAACTGGTGCATTCCATTCTGCTTTGGGGAGCATTAGATGACCAGTCCTGCTGAG GTTCAGGGCGAACTCTCCGGGAGACTGTCCTGGAAAGTTCGCCCGTCCTGGCCTTGCTCAACCAGAGCTTTGTCAGCAGCTGGTCTCTGGTGAAAGAGCTGGAGAATATACAG GCTGATGAGCAGAACCCCGTGTTGGGTGAAAAGGCCCGATTACATCTGGAGAAGTACAATTTCCCTGTGGAGATGATGGTGGCACTGCCTAATGGAACCATT GTCCATCACATCAATGCCAACTTCTTCCTGGACCAGACGGCCATGAAACCAGAGGAAGAAGGAGCAACTTTCAGCTTCTCTGCAGGGTTCGAGGACCCCTCTACATCCACTTATATCAGTTTCCTGAAAGAAGGGTTGGAGAAAGCTAAGGTGTACCTGGCACAGTAA
- the znf593 gene encoding LOW QUALITY PROTEIN: zinc finger protein 593 (The sequence of the model RefSeq protein was modified relative to this genomic sequence to represent the inferred CDS: substituted 1 base at 1 genomic stop codon), translated as MGKSKQKGNHKSDKKKNIAKTWKTKRRTKDLDQIHSDMKPETAAKLLHQDVDYDVTGCAQHYCLHCAXVFPYIFVDMRSLKEHFKSKVHKKRLKQLREEPYTQAEAERAAGMGSYIPPKTIEVKTQPVEESMD; from the exons ATGGGgaaatccaaacaaaaaggaaaccaCAAGAGtgacaagaagaagaacatCGCGAAGACATGGAAGACGAAGCGCAGGACCAAAGACCTGGACCAGATCCACTCGGACATGAAGCCTGAGACAGCAGCCAAACTGCTGCACCAGGACGTGGACTACGACGTGACGGGATGTGCACAACATTATTGTTTACACTGCGCGTGAGTAtttccct ATATTTTTGTGGATATGAGATCCCTGAAAGAGCACTTTAAAAGTAAAGTGCACAAGAAACG GTTGAAGCAGCTCAGAGAGGAGCCCTACACCcaagcagaggcagagagagcagcaggtaTGGGCTCCTACATCCCTCCAAAAACTATTGAAGTGAAGACACAGCCTGTTGAAGAAAGCATGGACTGA